One part of the Paraburkholderia flagellata genome encodes these proteins:
- a CDS encoding MucB/RseB C-terminal domain-containing protein: MQTLRLNKKTIWGRLPAFLCCAAVMFTALSVAPRAHAQGASAADAATRQSAAQLLDRIQQASQQQSYEGTFVYQRGEFVQSSRITHYASKQDGEFEKLESLDGKPRTMLRHNDDLYTFVPERKLLVVEKRQNKDAFPALLSTSGDQVLSVYEPKMLGNDRVAGLDSQVIQLDPKDNFRFAYKLWADAKTGLLLRSQMLDPSNGQVLQQLAFTQVRIGGAVDKTPIVNGMRNIEGWNVVRPPLQPVDIEAQGWSFGQTAPGFQKIREVRRPMAARDASDPPIAVDQAVFSDGLSTLSVFIEPVKNNSRKEGAGSSGATHVLVKRNGDYFITLLGEVPQTTLQQFASAIEYKAPR; the protein is encoded by the coding sequence ATGCAGACATTGCGGTTGAATAAAAAGACGATCTGGGGGCGGTTGCCGGCATTCCTGTGCTGCGCAGCCGTGATGTTCACCGCTCTGTCTGTCGCCCCGCGTGCCCACGCGCAAGGCGCGTCCGCGGCCGACGCCGCCACGCGCCAGAGCGCGGCACAGCTGCTCGACCGCATCCAGCAGGCATCCCAGCAGCAAAGCTACGAAGGCACCTTCGTCTATCAGCGCGGCGAGTTCGTGCAGTCCTCGCGCATCACGCACTACGCCTCGAAGCAGGACGGCGAGTTCGAGAAGCTCGAAAGCCTCGACGGCAAGCCGCGCACGATGCTGCGCCACAACGACGATCTCTATACCTTCGTGCCCGAGCGCAAGCTGCTCGTCGTCGAAAAGCGTCAGAACAAGGACGCTTTCCCGGCGCTGCTTTCTACGAGCGGTGACCAGGTGCTCAGCGTCTACGAGCCGAAGATGCTCGGCAACGACCGCGTGGCTGGCCTCGACAGCCAGGTGATCCAGCTCGACCCGAAAGACAATTTCCGTTTCGCCTACAAGCTGTGGGCTGACGCGAAAACCGGTCTGCTGCTGCGTTCGCAGATGCTCGACCCTTCGAACGGCCAGGTGCTCCAGCAACTCGCGTTTACGCAGGTGCGCATCGGTGGTGCCGTCGACAAGACGCCTATCGTGAACGGCATGCGCAATATTGAGGGCTGGAACGTGGTGCGCCCGCCGCTCCAACCGGTCGACATAGAAGCGCAGGGCTGGTCGTTTGGCCAGACCGCACCGGGCTTCCAGAAGATTCGCGAAGTTCGGCGGCCCATGGCTGCACGCGACGCGAGCGATCCGCCTATTGCGGTCGATCAGGCGGTATTCTCTGACGGACTGTCCACGCTGTCCGTCTTTATCGAACCGGTCAAGAACAACAGTCGCAAGGAAGGCGCGGGCAGCAGTGGTGCGACCCACGTGCTCGTGAAGCGCAACGGCGATTACTTCATCACGTTGCTTGGCGAAGTGCCCCAGACCACGTTGCAGCAGTTCGCGTCTGCCATAGAATACAAGGCTCCCAGGTAA
- a CDS encoding sigma-E factor negative regulatory protein: MGSVSMQSVSSSRGERLSAFVDGEASAQEHLNGNYLELDGEGCAAWSEYHLIGDVLRSDDLALSQAASRAFMTGFAARFEAEPHLLAPAALPQAQAGRNERVGRMLALRRRVMPSLAVAAAAATLTWIVMPQMRGVGMAGAPQIAAVQSQGDGVQRVAMNTVPAPVAGAQDGNIIRDARLDEYLQAHQQFAQQPVISDSMPYIRSAALTTQGQ; this comes from the coding sequence ATGGGTTCGGTCTCGATGCAATCGGTATCAAGCTCGCGCGGCGAGCGTCTGTCCGCCTTCGTCGACGGTGAAGCGTCGGCGCAGGAGCATCTGAACGGAAATTATCTGGAACTCGACGGCGAAGGGTGCGCAGCCTGGTCGGAGTACCACCTGATCGGCGACGTACTGCGCTCGGACGATCTGGCCCTCAGTCAGGCGGCGAGCCGCGCTTTCATGACGGGTTTCGCCGCGCGGTTCGAAGCGGAGCCGCATCTGCTCGCACCCGCCGCGCTGCCGCAGGCGCAGGCTGGCCGCAATGAGCGCGTGGGCCGTATGCTGGCGCTGCGCCGCCGCGTGATGCCGTCGCTGGCCGTGGCTGCCGCGGCTGCCACGCTCACGTGGATCGTCATGCCGCAAATGCGCGGCGTGGGCATGGCCGGCGCGCCGCAAATCGCCGCCGTTCAGTCGCAGGGCGACGGCGTGCAGCGCGTGGCGATGAACACCGTGCCGGCGCCTGTTGCGGGCGCTCAGGACGGTAATATCATCCGCGACGCGCGCCTCGACGAATATCTCCAGGCGCATCAGCAGTTCGCCCAGCAGCCGGTCATATCGGATTCGATGCCGTACATCCGCTCAGCCGCTCTCACCACGCAAGGCCAATAA
- the rpoE gene encoding RNA polymerase sigma factor RpoE gives MSEKEIDQVLVERVQKGDKAAFELLVSKYHRKIIRLISRLVRDPAEVEDVAQDAFIKAYRALPQFRGESAFYTWLYRIAVNTAKNYLATQGRRAPTSTEADAEEAETFSDADQLRDINTPESMLMSKQIAQTVNAAMAVLPEELRTAITLREIEGLSYEEIAEMMGCPIGTVRSRIFRAREAIAAKLRPLLDTPEGKRW, from the coding sequence GTGAGCGAAAAAGAAATTGATCAGGTTCTGGTCGAGCGCGTGCAAAAAGGCGACAAGGCCGCGTTTGAGCTCCTGGTCTCGAAATACCACCGCAAGATCATCCGGCTGATCTCGCGCCTCGTACGGGACCCCGCCGAGGTCGAGGACGTGGCCCAGGACGCCTTTATCAAGGCTTACCGCGCACTTCCGCAGTTTCGTGGCGAATCGGCTTTCTATACGTGGTTGTACCGAATTGCTGTCAATACGGCGAAGAACTACCTTGCCACGCAGGGTAGACGCGCGCCGACTTCTACCGAGGCAGATGCTGAAGAAGCTGAAACTTTCTCGGACGCCGATCAACTAAGGGATATCAATACGCCCGAGTCGATGTTGATGAGCAAGCAGATCGCCCAGACGGTCAATGCTGCAATGGCGGTTTTACCGGAAGAGTTGCGCACCGCCATTACGCTTCGGGAAATAGAAGGCCTAAGCTATGAGGAAATCGCCGAAATGATGGGGTGCCCGATCGGCACCGTCAGATCGAGAATTTTCCGCGCTCGGGAAGCCATTGCGGCAAAATTGCGTCCGCTGCTGGACACTCCGGAAGGCAAGCGCTGGTAA
- the fabF gene encoding beta-ketoacyl-ACP synthase II, producing the protein MSRRRVVVTGLGLISPVGNNVADGWANLVAGKSGIANITKFDATNFSTRFAGEVKGFNVEDYMPAKEARHMDTFIHYGIAAGIQAIKDSGLEVTEANAERIGVNVGSGIGGLPMIEVTQTELLNRGPRRISPFFVPASIINMISGHLSIKYGLKGPNLAMVTACTTGLHCIGEASRLIEYGDCDVMIAGGAESTVSPLGIGGFAAARALSQRNDDPATASRPWDKDRDGFVLGEGAGVMVLEEYEHAKARGAKIYAEIGGYGMSGDAYHMTAPLEDGDGARRCMIAAMKNAGVNANEVNWLSAHGTSTPLGDLAETTAIKRAFGDHAKDIVVNSTKSMTGHLLGGAGGLESVFTVLAVHNQISPPTINIFNQDPACDLDYCANTARDMKIDVALKNSFGFGGTNGTLVFKRHA; encoded by the coding sequence GTGAGCCGTCGTCGAGTTGTTGTTACAGGCCTGGGGCTGATTTCGCCTGTTGGCAATAATGTTGCCGACGGCTGGGCCAATCTGGTCGCCGGGAAGTCCGGCATCGCCAACATCACGAAGTTCGACGCTACGAACTTCTCGACCCGCTTTGCCGGCGAAGTGAAGGGCTTCAACGTCGAAGACTACATGCCGGCGAAAGAAGCGCGCCATATGGATACGTTCATCCATTACGGCATTGCTGCGGGCATCCAGGCGATCAAGGACAGCGGGCTCGAAGTCACCGAAGCGAACGCGGAACGGATCGGCGTGAACGTTGGCTCGGGCATCGGCGGTCTGCCGATGATCGAAGTCACGCAAACCGAACTGCTCAACCGCGGTCCGCGCCGCATTTCGCCGTTCTTTGTGCCGGCCTCGATCATCAACATGATCTCGGGCCATCTGTCGATCAAGTACGGCCTCAAGGGCCCGAATCTGGCGATGGTTACGGCTTGCACGACCGGTCTGCACTGCATCGGCGAAGCGTCGCGTCTGATCGAATACGGCGACTGCGACGTGATGATCGCGGGTGGCGCGGAATCGACCGTGTCGCCGCTCGGTATCGGCGGCTTCGCGGCGGCGCGCGCGCTCTCGCAGCGCAACGACGATCCGGCGACGGCGAGCCGTCCGTGGGACAAGGACCGTGACGGCTTTGTGCTTGGCGAAGGCGCCGGCGTGATGGTGCTCGAAGAGTACGAACACGCGAAGGCGCGCGGCGCGAAGATCTATGCGGAAATCGGCGGCTACGGCATGAGCGGCGACGCGTATCACATGACCGCTCCGCTGGAAGACGGCGATGGTGCGCGCCGCTGCATGATCGCCGCGATGAAGAACGCGGGCGTCAACGCCAATGAAGTGAACTGGCTGAGCGCGCACGGCACGTCAACGCCGCTGGGCGACCTCGCGGAAACCACGGCGATCAAGCGCGCCTTCGGCGATCATGCGAAGGACATCGTCGTGAACTCGACCAAGTCGATGACGGGCCACCTGTTGGGTGGCGCGGGCGGGCTGGAATCGGTGTTCACGGTGCTGGCCGTGCACAACCAGATCTCGCCGCCGACGATCAATATCTTCAACCAGGATCCGGCATGTGACCTGGACTACTGCGCGAACACCGCGCGGGACATGAAGATCGACGTCGCGCTGAAGAACTCGTTCGGCTTCGGCGGCACGAACGGCACGCTCGTCTTCAAGCGTCACGCTTGA
- the acpP gene encoding acyl carrier protein: MDNIEQRVKKIVAEQLGVAEAEIKNEASFVNDLGADSLDTVELVMALEDEFGMEIPDEEAEKITTVQQAIDYARANVKA; the protein is encoded by the coding sequence ATGGACAACATCGAACAGCGCGTCAAGAAGATCGTCGCCGAGCAACTGGGCGTCGCCGAAGCTGAAATCAAGAACGAAGCTTCGTTCGTGAACGATCTGGGCGCAGACTCGCTCGACACCGTCGAACTGGTCATGGCTCTCGAAGACGAGTTCGGCATGGAAATCCCGGACGAGGAAGCCGAGAAAATCACGACGGTTCAGCAAGCGATCGACTACGCTCGCGCGAACGTCAAGGCCTAA
- the fabG gene encoding 3-oxoacyl-ACP reductase FabG produces MEKTLDNQAAIVTGATRGIGRAIALELARQGATVIGTATSEAGAQAISAAFEAAGLKGRGAVLNVNDGAAAEALIDATVKEFGGLAILVNNAGITQDNLAMRMKDDEWDSVIDTNLKSVFRLSRAVLRPMMKAKGGRIINITSVVGSSGNPGQANYAAAKAGVAGMTRALAREIGSRGITVNCVAPGFIDTDMTKDLPAEQQAALKQQIPLGRLGSPDDIAHAVAFLASPQAAYITGTTLHVNGGMYMS; encoded by the coding sequence ATGGAAAAGACTCTCGACAATCAAGCCGCAATCGTCACCGGCGCCACGCGTGGTATCGGCCGCGCGATCGCGCTGGAACTGGCGCGCCAGGGCGCGACGGTGATCGGTACGGCAACGAGCGAAGCCGGCGCGCAGGCAATTTCTGCCGCCTTCGAAGCGGCGGGCCTGAAGGGGCGCGGCGCCGTGCTCAACGTGAACGACGGCGCTGCGGCAGAAGCGCTCATCGACGCAACGGTCAAGGAATTCGGCGGTCTCGCTATCCTCGTCAATAATGCGGGCATCACGCAGGACAACCTGGCGATGCGCATGAAGGACGACGAGTGGGATTCGGTCATCGACACCAACCTGAAGTCGGTGTTCCGCCTCTCGCGCGCCGTGCTGCGCCCGATGATGAAGGCCAAGGGCGGCCGCATCATCAACATCACGTCGGTGGTGGGCTCGTCGGGCAACCCGGGCCAGGCCAACTACGCGGCCGCCAAGGCCGGCGTGGCGGGCATGACACGCGCACTCGCACGCGAGATCGGCAGCCGCGGCATCACCGTGAACTGCGTCGCGCCGGGTTTCATCGACACCGACATGACGAAGGACCTGCCGGCGGAGCAGCAAGCCGCGCTCAAGCAGCAGATTCCGCTGGGCCGCCTCGGCAGCCCGGACGACATCGCGCACGCGGTCGCATTCCTCGCGTCGCCGCAGGCGGCCTATATCACGGGCACGACGTTGCACGTGAACGGCGGCATGTATATGTCTTAA
- the fabD gene encoding ACP S-malonyltransferase: protein MKFAFVFPGQGSQAVGMLDAFADHAIVRETLQEASDALGQDLGKLIAEGPAEELNLTTNTQPVMLTAAYAVYRAWQQAGGPAPAIVAGHSLGEYTALVAAGVLAFRDAVPLVRFRAQAMQSAVPVGEGGMAAVLGLDDDTVRAVCAEAAAASGGVVEAVNFNAPAQVVIAGHKGAVEKACEIAKAKGAKRALPLPVSAPFHSSLLKAASDQLRDYLASVTLNAPQIPVVNNVDVAFETDPAKIRDALVRQAAGAVRWVECVQAIAAQGATHVVECGPGKVLAGLTKRIDGKLVGASVLDPKSLDEALALLKA from the coding sequence ATGAAATTTGCGTTCGTTTTTCCTGGGCAAGGCTCGCAGGCCGTCGGCATGCTCGACGCCTTTGCCGATCACGCTATCGTGCGCGAGACGCTGCAAGAAGCGTCCGACGCGCTCGGCCAGGACCTCGGCAAGCTGATCGCCGAAGGCCCCGCTGAAGAACTCAACCTCACCACCAACACGCAGCCGGTCATGCTCACCGCCGCCTACGCCGTTTACCGCGCGTGGCAGCAGGCGGGCGGCCCGGCGCCGGCCATCGTCGCGGGTCACAGCCTCGGCGAATACACGGCGCTCGTCGCCGCCGGCGTGCTCGCGTTCCGCGACGCCGTGCCGCTCGTGCGCTTTCGCGCCCAGGCCATGCAAAGCGCGGTGCCGGTGGGCGAGGGCGGCATGGCCGCCGTGCTCGGTCTCGACGACGACACCGTGCGCGCAGTCTGCGCCGAAGCCGCAGCTGCGAGCGGCGGCGTGGTCGAAGCCGTCAACTTCAACGCGCCGGCGCAAGTCGTGATCGCAGGCCACAAGGGCGCGGTCGAGAAGGCCTGCGAAATCGCCAAGGCGAAGGGCGCCAAGCGCGCGCTGCCGCTGCCGGTTTCGGCGCCATTCCACTCGTCACTGCTCAAGGCCGCCTCGGACCAGTTGCGCGACTACCTCGCGAGCGTCACGCTGAATGCGCCGCAAATTCCCGTGGTGAACAACGTCGACGTGGCCTTCGAAACCGACCCCGCGAAGATCCGCGACGCGCTCGTGCGCCAGGCCGCGGGTGCCGTGCGCTGGGTCGAGTGCGTGCAGGCCATCGCGGCGCAAGGCGCGACGCACGTGGTCGAATGCGGTCCGGGCAAGGTGCTTGCGGGCCTCACCAAGCGTATCGACGGCAAGCTGGTCGGCGCCTCGGTGCTCGATCCGAAGTCGCTCGATGAAGCGCTCGCGCTTCTGAAGGCGTAA
- a CDS encoding beta-ketoacyl-ACP synthase III, whose amino-acid sequence MAQSTLYSRVIGTGSYLPPDRVTNQELAERLAAKGVETSDEWIVARTGIHARHFAAPDVTTSDLALAASQRAIAAADVDPQSIDLIIVATSTPDFVFPSTACLLQNKLGIRNHGAAFDVQAVCSGFAYAVSVADSLIRSGQNRTALVVGAETFSRILDFNDRTTCVLFGDGAGAIVLQASSEPGVLSSALHADGSYAHILCTPGNVHGGVIAGNAFLHMDGQAVFKLAVNVLEKVAIEALDKAQLTADQVDWLIPHQANIRIMQGTCRKLGLPAERMVVTVGEHGNTSAASIPLAFDVAVRDGRIKRGQNVLIEGVGGGFTWGASVIRF is encoded by the coding sequence ATGGCTCAATCGACTCTGTATTCCCGCGTGATCGGCACGGGCAGCTACCTTCCGCCTGATCGCGTCACCAACCAGGAACTGGCCGAACGGCTCGCCGCGAAAGGCGTCGAGACGAGCGACGAGTGGATCGTGGCCCGCACCGGCATTCACGCGCGCCACTTCGCCGCACCGGACGTCACGACGAGCGATCTCGCGCTTGCGGCGTCGCAGCGCGCGATCGCGGCGGCCGATGTCGATCCGCAGTCGATCGACCTCATCATCGTCGCCACTTCCACGCCCGATTTCGTGTTTCCGAGCACGGCCTGCCTCTTGCAGAACAAGCTCGGCATCCGCAATCACGGTGCGGCGTTTGACGTGCAGGCCGTGTGTTCGGGCTTCGCGTATGCCGTTTCGGTGGCTGACAGCCTCATCCGCAGTGGCCAGAACCGCACGGCGCTCGTGGTCGGCGCGGAAACTTTCTCGCGTATTCTCGACTTCAACGACCGCACCACCTGCGTGCTGTTCGGCGACGGCGCAGGCGCGATCGTGCTGCAGGCCTCGAGCGAACCGGGCGTGCTCTCAAGCGCGCTGCACGCCGACGGCAGCTACGCGCACATCCTGTGCACGCCGGGCAACGTGCATGGCGGCGTGATCGCCGGCAACGCGTTCCTGCACATGGACGGCCAGGCCGTGTTCAAGCTCGCCGTGAACGTGCTCGAAAAGGTCGCGATCGAGGCGCTCGACAAGGCGCAACTCACTGCCGACCAGGTCGACTGGCTGATTCCGCACCAGGCCAACATCCGCATCATGCAGGGCACCTGCCGCAAGCTCGGCCTGCCCGCCGAGCGCATGGTGGTGACGGTGGGCGAGCATGGCAACACCTCGGCGGCCTCGATTCCGCTCGCCTTTGATGTCGCGGTGCGCGACGGCCGCATCAAGCGCGGCCAGAACGTGCTGATCGAAGGCGTGGGCGGCGGCTTCACCTGGGGCGCCTCCGTCATCCGCTTCTAA
- the plsX gene encoding phosphate acyltransferase PlsX has translation MTVTLTIDCMGGDHGPSVTVPAAVHFVRSHPDAHLMLVGVESAVRAQLKKLKASDHPALTVVPATEVVEMDDPVEVALRKKKDSSMRVALNRVKEGEAQACISAGNTGALMAVSRYVLKTLPGIERPAIAFALPNPRGYTTMLDLGANVDCEPQHLLQFAEMGHALVAALEGKDRPTIGLLNIGEEVIKGNETIKRAGELLRASTLNFRGNVEGNDIYKGTVDVIVCDGFVGNVALKTSEGLAQMLNDMIKEEFGRSWLTKLMAIAALPVLMRFKKRVDHRQYNGAALLGLKSLVIKSHGSADAYAFECAINRGYDAVKNGVLERLARAMEENAGSLERAADETGGAQNVQAAQAGQATSAPSQAAGEVPPGAASSSKA, from the coding sequence ATGACTGTTACGCTCACGATAGATTGCATGGGAGGCGACCACGGCCCGTCCGTGACGGTGCCTGCCGCAGTCCATTTCGTCCGCTCGCACCCCGACGCGCATCTCATGCTCGTGGGCGTCGAGTCGGCGGTTCGCGCCCAGTTGAAAAAGCTGAAGGCGTCGGACCATCCCGCGCTTACCGTCGTGCCCGCCACCGAGGTCGTCGAAATGGACGATCCGGTTGAAGTCGCTCTGCGCAAGAAAAAAGATTCGTCGATGCGCGTTGCGCTCAATCGCGTGAAAGAGGGCGAGGCGCAAGCCTGCATCTCGGCCGGCAACACCGGCGCGCTGATGGCCGTTTCGCGCTATGTGCTCAAGACGTTGCCTGGCATCGAACGCCCGGCTATCGCCTTTGCATTGCCCAATCCACGCGGTTACACGACGATGCTCGACCTCGGCGCGAACGTCGACTGCGAGCCGCAGCATCTGCTGCAGTTCGCGGAGATGGGCCATGCGCTCGTCGCGGCGCTCGAGGGCAAGGATCGCCCAACCATCGGGCTCCTGAATATCGGCGAAGAAGTCATCAAGGGCAACGAGACCATCAAGCGCGCGGGCGAGCTCCTGCGCGCGAGCACGCTGAACTTCCGCGGCAACGTCGAAGGCAACGACATTTACAAGGGCACCGTCGACGTCATCGTCTGTGACGGTTTCGTTGGGAATGTCGCGCTCAAGACGTCGGAGGGCCTCGCGCAGATGCTCAACGACATGATCAAGGAAGAGTTCGGCCGCTCGTGGCTCACGAAGCTCATGGCGATTGCCGCACTGCCCGTGCTGATGCGCTTCAAGAAGCGCGTGGACCATCGCCAGTACAACGGCGCGGCGTTGCTCGGCCTGAAAAGTCTCGTCATCAAGAGCCACGGCTCGGCCGATGCCTACGCGTTTGAGTGTGCGATCAATCGCGGGTATGATGCCGTCAAAAATGGCGTGCTTGAGCGCCTTGCGCGCGCCATGGAAGAAAACGCCGGTTCGCTCGAACGGGCGGCAGACGAGACCGGCGGCGCCCAGAACGTGCAAGCCGCTCAGGCGGGGCAGGCTACCAGCGCGCCCAGCCAGGCAGCGGGCGAGGTACCGCCCGGCGCCGCATCATCCTCGAAGGCATAA
- the rpmF gene encoding 50S ribosomal protein L32 — MAVQQNKKSPSKRGMHRSHDFLTGAPLAVEPSTGEVHLRHHISPNGYYRGKKVVKTKND; from the coding sequence ATGGCAGTTCAACAAAACAAGAAGTCGCCGTCGAAGCGCGGTATGCACCGCTCGCACGATTTCCTCACGGGCGCGCCGCTGGCCGTCGAGCCGAGCACGGGTGAAGTGCATCTGCGTCACCACATCAGCCCGAACGGCTACTACCGCGGCAAGAAAGTCGTCAAGACCAAGAACGACTAA
- a CDS encoding DUF177 domain-containing protein, producing MTEHTGKPAGAELNPRDFDIFEFARSEREAAGVVRVSQLPRMLNEVPAEAPDRDTAFTWQAAGFIQQELQDNGTEGAQPYLRLAVHGGAWLTCQRCLAPYEQAFNAGATFRIVQTEEEADEFPLDDDEVEVIVGSRHFDLVDLIEEELLLSLPLVPKHEVCPEIHESLASGPDGAEGVDSVDDVPEQEIEPEERVNPFAALESLKKDGPGSKH from the coding sequence ATGACCGAACATACTGGTAAGCCTGCTGGCGCTGAACTGAACCCGCGTGACTTCGATATCTTCGAATTCGCGCGCAGCGAGCGCGAGGCAGCAGGCGTCGTGCGCGTCTCGCAACTGCCGCGCATGTTAAACGAAGTCCCGGCCGAGGCGCCAGATCGCGATACCGCGTTCACCTGGCAGGCTGCGGGCTTTATCCAGCAGGAATTGCAGGACAACGGCACCGAAGGGGCGCAGCCATACCTGCGCCTTGCCGTTCACGGTGGCGCGTGGCTCACGTGCCAGCGGTGCCTCGCTCCGTACGAGCAGGCATTCAATGCGGGTGCGACCTTCCGTATCGTCCAGACGGAAGAAGAGGCGGACGAGTTTCCGCTCGACGACGATGAAGTCGAAGTGATCGTGGGCTCGCGCCATTTCGATCTCGTCGACTTGATCGAAGAGGAGCTGTTGCTCTCGCTGCCGCTGGTGCCGAAGCACGAAGTCTGTCCGGAAATTCACGAAAGTCTCGCCTCGGGTCCCGATGGCGCGGAGGGCGTGGATTCCGTGGACGACGTGCCGGAGCAGGAAATCGAGCCGGAAGAGCGCGTCAACCCGTTTGCGGCGCTCGAATCGCTCAAGAAGGACGGTCCTGGCAGCAAGCACTAA
- a CDS encoding Maf-like protein, producing MQDSPSQAPRTGRPILILASSSRYRRELLERLRIPFETAVPAIDETPHPGETPEATALRLAAAKARAVAAALPAGAARTLVIGSDQVATFDGRQIGKPGTHERALEQLQAMRGRDVLFHSALSLLDTATGQTDTVDVVTKVRFRDLPDAALDAYLRAEMPYDCAGSAKSEGLGIALLEAIESDDPTALIGLPLIALTRMLLAAGYPLLEMQA from the coding sequence ATGCAGGATTCTCCCTCGCAGGCCCCGCGCACGGGCCGCCCTATTCTCATCCTCGCCTCCAGCTCGCGCTACCGGCGCGAGTTGCTCGAACGTCTGCGCATTCCTTTCGAGACTGCCGTACCCGCCATCGACGAAACGCCGCACCCCGGCGAAACGCCCGAGGCGACGGCGCTGCGCCTCGCCGCAGCGAAGGCCCGCGCAGTGGCTGCCGCCCTGCCCGCGGGCGCCGCGCGCACGCTCGTGATCGGATCCGACCAGGTCGCCACCTTCGATGGCCGCCAGATCGGCAAGCCCGGCACGCACGAGCGCGCGCTCGAGCAGCTGCAGGCCATGCGCGGGCGCGACGTGTTGTTCCATAGTGCCCTGAGCCTGCTCGACACCGCTACTGGCCAAACGGATACCGTCGATGTCGTCACGAAGGTGCGCTTTCGCGACCTGCCCGATGCGGCGCTCGACGCCTATCTGCGCGCCGAAATGCCTTATGACTGCGCGGGCAGCGCGAAATCGGAAGGGCTCGGCATCGCGTTGCTCGAAGCGATCGAATCGGACGATCCCACCGCCCTGATCGGCCTGCCGCTCATCGCGCTCACGCGCATGCTGCTCGCCGCGGGCTATCCGCTGCTGGAGATGCAAGCATGA
- a CDS encoding SAM-dependent methyltransferase, whose amino-acid sequence MSLGTLYLIPNTLGEGDDAALNAVLPMPVRERAGALASYIGENAKTTRAFLKRVGTTRPIQEIEIRELNVNTPAGEVEKLLAPLLAGIDTGLVSEAGVPAVADPGALLVRRAHERGIKVVPLVGPSSILLALMASGLNGQSFAFHGYLPVDANERVKKLRELEQISRKGKQTQIFIETPYRNRTLLDALLATCAPSTLVCVAADLTLPTETIVSRAVSDWKKKPAPDLHKRPAIFLMLAN is encoded by the coding sequence ATGAGCCTGGGTACCCTCTATTTGATCCCCAACACGCTCGGCGAAGGCGACGATGCCGCGCTGAACGCCGTGCTGCCGATGCCCGTGCGCGAACGCGCGGGCGCGCTCGCAAGCTACATCGGCGAAAACGCGAAGACCACGCGCGCCTTCCTCAAGCGCGTGGGCACGACGCGTCCAATCCAGGAAATCGAAATCCGCGAACTGAACGTCAACACGCCCGCAGGCGAAGTCGAGAAGCTGCTCGCGCCACTTCTCGCGGGCATCGACACGGGGCTCGTTTCCGAGGCGGGCGTGCCCGCAGTCGCCGATCCGGGCGCGCTGCTCGTGCGGCGCGCGCACGAGCGCGGCATCAAGGTCGTGCCGCTCGTGGGCCCGAGTTCGATCCTGCTCGCGTTGATGGCGTCGGGCCTGAACGGCCAGAGCTTCGCGTTTCACGGCTACCTGCCCGTCGACGCGAACGAGCGCGTGAAAAAGCTGCGCGAACTGGAGCAGATCTCGCGCAAGGGCAAGCAGACGCAGATCTTTATCGAGACGCCCTATCGCAACCGCACGCTGCTCGACGCCCTGCTCGCGACCTGCGCGCCCTCCACGCTCGTGTGCGTCGCCGCCGATCTCACGCTGCCCACCGAGACGATCGTGAGCCGCGCCGTGTCCGACTGGAAGAAGAAGCCCGCGCCCGACTTGCACAAGCGGCCGGCGATTTTCCTGATGCTCGCGAACTGA